A genomic segment from Drosophila miranda strain MSH22 chromosome 3, D.miranda_PacBio2.1, whole genome shotgun sequence encodes:
- the LOC108151034 gene encoding protein argonaute-2 isoform X1, with the protein MKNKIYDKPMRALQCLEVVLAAPCHNTAIRAGRSFFKRSEPGQAFDLNDGYEALVGLYQAFVFGDRPFVNVDISHKSFPKAMTIIEYLEQYQRQKIEKSTNLDYRRYDIESFLKGMNIVYDPPACFASAPRVFRVNGLSKFPASSQKFELDGKQTTVEEYVRSRKYNLKYPNLLCLHVGPPLKNIYLPIELCRIEDGQALNRKDGANQVAAMIKYAATSTNERKAKIIHLLEYFKHNLDPTISHFGIRLENDFIVVNTRTLNAPQVEYKNNNLASVRNGSWRMDRMQFYDPKPKLHKWAILYGKIHYMSVFDFQGMIIQLSGTVNVCLNANAEIRNYRDERELDSHFLDLKKNKFDLVFVIIPNSGSVYDVVKQKTELEHGILTQCIKENTVLRKCNLQCIGNIMLKVNSKLNGINHKLKDDPRCLLKNAMFLGADVTHPSPDQREIPSVVGCAASHDPFGASYNMQYRLQRSTLEEIEDMESITLEHLRVYHQFRKSYPEHIVYYRDGVSDGQFPKIKNEELRGISAACSEMRINPKICCVIVVKRHHTRFFPNGTPSQYNKFNNVDPGTVVDRTIVHPNEMQFFMVSHQSIQGTAKPTRYNVIENTGNLNIDLLQQLTYNLCHMFPRCNRAVSYPAPAYLAHLAAARGRVYLTGCTKFRTPKEEYAKRLIVPEFLKTNPMYFV; encoded by the exons ATGAAGAATAAGATATATGACAAGCCCATGAGAGCCTTGCAGTGTCTGGAGGTTGTGTTGGCGGCCCCCTGTCATAACACCGCCATACGCGCCGGTCGCTCGTTCTTCAAAAGGTCAGAGCCCGGTCAAGCCTTTGATCTGAACGACGGCTACGAAGCTCTAGTTGGACTCTATCAAGCATTCGTGTTTGGCGATCGTCCGTTTGTTAATGTGGACATATCGCACAAGTCCTTTCCGAAGGCCATGACGATCATTGAATATTTAGAGCAGTATCAGCGCCAGAAAATTGAGAAAAGCACAAATCTTGACTACAGGCGTTACGATATCGAATCATTCCTAAAGGGCATGAATATAGTATACGATCCGCCTGCCTGTTTTGCCAGTGCCCCTCGCGTCTTCAGAGTCAACGGGCTTTCCAAGTTTCCCGCTAGCAGTCAGAAATTTGAGCTGGATGGGAAGCAAACGACCGTTGAAGAGTACGTCCGGTCTCGGAAATATAATTTAAAGTATCCGAACCTGCTCTGCTTGCATGTTGGGCCGCCGTTGAAAAACATTTATTTGCCTATCGAACTATGTCGCATTGAGGATGGGCAGGCCCTGAAT CGCAAGGATGGAGCTAATCAGGTGGCGGCCATGATTAAGTATGCTGCCACTTCCACCAACGAGAGGAAGGCCAAGATCATCCACTTGCTCGAATATTTCAAACACAACTTAGATCCGACCATCAGCCACTTTGGCATTCGCTTGGAAAACGACTTCATTGTGGTGAATACACGCACCCTCAATGCGCCTCAGGTTGAGTATAAGAATAACAATTTGGCTTCAGTGAGGAACGGTTCGTGGCGCATGGATCGCATGCAATTCTATGACCCCAAGCCAAAGCTACATAAATGGGCTATACTCTACGGTAAGATTCACTACATGAGTGTGTTCGATTTTCAGGGCATG ATAATTCAGCTGAGTGGCACCGTCAATGTGTGCCTGAATGCCAACGCCGAGATACGGAATTACAGGGATGAGCGTGAACTGGATTCTCATTTCcttgatttaaaaaaaaataaatttgattTGGTGTTCGTTATTATACCAAATTCCGGGTCCGTTTATGATGTCGTGAAGCAAAAGACTGAGCTGGAGCATGGAATTCTCACACAATGCATCAAGGAGAACACAGTCCTGCGTAAATGTAACCTGCAGTGTATTGGCAACATTATGCTTAAGGTCAATTCCAAGCTAAACGGTATCAATCATAAGCTAAAGGATGACCCCCGCTGTCTGCTAAAGAATGCGATGTTCTTGGGTGCTGATGTAACTCATCCATCGCCAGATCAGCGTGAGATCCCCAGTGTGGTGGGTTGTGCCGCCTCCCATGATCCATTCGGGGCTTCATATAACATGCAATATCGCTTGCAACGCTCGACCTTGGAGGAGATAGAGGACATGGAGTCGATAACTCTTGAGCACTTGCGTGTCTATCATCAGTTCCGGAAATCCTATCCCGAGCACATTGTCTATTATCGTGATGGCGTGAGCGATGGTCAGTTTCCCAAGATCAAGAATGAAGAGTTGAGGGGAATTTCTGCGGCCTGCAGCGAG ATGCGCATTAATCCCAAGATTTGCTGCGTCATCGTAGTTAAGCGGCATCATACACGCTTCTTTCCGAACGGAACTCCATCGCAATACAACAAGTTTAACAATGTAGATCCGGGAACGGTCGTCGATCGCACCATTGTCCATCCCAATGAGATGCAGTTCTTCATGGTCAGCCATCAGTCGATTCAGGGGACGGCCAAGCCGACGCGTTACAATGTGATTGAGAATACGGGCAACTTGAATATAGACTTACTGCAGCAATTAACATACAATCTTTGTCACATGTTTCCCCGTTGCAACCGCGCAGTGTCTTATCCGGCTCCGGCATATTTGGCACATTTGGCTGCGGCACGTGGACGTGTCTATCTCACTGG CTGCACCAAGTTCCGCACTCCAAAGGAGGAATACGCAAAGCGGTTGATTGTTCCAGAGTTCCTGAAAACGAACCCCATGTATTTCGTGTAG
- the LOC108151034 gene encoding protein argonaute-2 isoform X2, which yields MTPSQSYINGLYSTIIQLSGTVNVCLNANAEIRNYRDERELDSHFLDLKKNKFDLVFVIIPNSGSVYDVVKQKTELEHGILTQCIKENTVLRKCNLQCIGNIMLKVNSKLNGINHKLKDDPRCLLKNAMFLGADVTHPSPDQREIPSVVGCAASHDPFGASYNMQYRLQRSTLEEIEDMESITLEHLRVYHQFRKSYPEHIVYYRDGVSDGQFPKIKNEELRGISAACSEMRINPKICCVIVVKRHHTRFFPNGTPSQYNKFNNVDPGTVVDRTIVHPNEMQFFMVSHQSIQGTAKPTRYNVIENTGNLNIDLLQQLTYNLCHMFPRCNRAVSYPAPAYLAHLAAARGRVYLTGCTKFRTPKEEYAKRLIVPEFLKTNPMYFV from the exons ATGACCCCAAGCCAAAGCTACATAAATGGGCTATACTCTACG ATAATTCAGCTGAGTGGCACCGTCAATGTGTGCCTGAATGCCAACGCCGAGATACGGAATTACAGGGATGAGCGTGAACTGGATTCTCATTTCcttgatttaaaaaaaaataaatttgattTGGTGTTCGTTATTATACCAAATTCCGGGTCCGTTTATGATGTCGTGAAGCAAAAGACTGAGCTGGAGCATGGAATTCTCACACAATGCATCAAGGAGAACACAGTCCTGCGTAAATGTAACCTGCAGTGTATTGGCAACATTATGCTTAAGGTCAATTCCAAGCTAAACGGTATCAATCATAAGCTAAAGGATGACCCCCGCTGTCTGCTAAAGAATGCGATGTTCTTGGGTGCTGATGTAACTCATCCATCGCCAGATCAGCGTGAGATCCCCAGTGTGGTGGGTTGTGCCGCCTCCCATGATCCATTCGGGGCTTCATATAACATGCAATATCGCTTGCAACGCTCGACCTTGGAGGAGATAGAGGACATGGAGTCGATAACTCTTGAGCACTTGCGTGTCTATCATCAGTTCCGGAAATCCTATCCCGAGCACATTGTCTATTATCGTGATGGCGTGAGCGATGGTCAGTTTCCCAAGATCAAGAATGAAGAGTTGAGGGGAATTTCTGCGGCCTGCAGCGAG ATGCGCATTAATCCCAAGATTTGCTGCGTCATCGTAGTTAAGCGGCATCATACACGCTTCTTTCCGAACGGAACTCCATCGCAATACAACAAGTTTAACAATGTAGATCCGGGAACGGTCGTCGATCGCACCATTGTCCATCCCAATGAGATGCAGTTCTTCATGGTCAGCCATCAGTCGATTCAGGGGACGGCCAAGCCGACGCGTTACAATGTGATTGAGAATACGGGCAACTTGAATATAGACTTACTGCAGCAATTAACATACAATCTTTGTCACATGTTTCCCCGTTGCAACCGCGCAGTGTCTTATCCGGCTCCGGCATATTTGGCACATTTGGCTGCGGCACGTGGACGTGTCTATCTCACTGG CTGCACCAAGTTCCGCACTCCAAAGGAGGAATACGCAAAGCGGTTGATTGTTCCAGAGTTCCTGAAAACGAACCCCATGTATTTCGTGTAG
- the LOC117188200 gene encoding caspase-1-like isoform X1: protein MTDEFISRSFITGDSTDVAGGATVGSRSTRKRVARYAREYNMNHKNRGLALIFNHEFFKIPTLQTRLGTNVDAEELSKTFKKLGFDVTVHKDCKWQKIRENVEKAAAQDHTDNDCLAIAILSHGEHGCIYANDIQYKLDLILHYFTAKMCPTLAGKPKLFFIQACQGYLVDGGMMLNKCQTETDGDSSMSYKIPVHADFLISYSTIPGYTSWRNINNGSWYIQALIEELNSNGKTDDLLTMLTFVSQRVAIDFESNMPDNPINDRQKQIPCFTSMLTRMLHFGYK, encoded by the exons ATGACGGACGAGTTCATAAGCAGGAGCTTTATTACTGGCGATTCAACGGACGTAGCTGGTGGTGCAACGGTTGGATCGCG TAGTACCCGAAAGCGTGTGGCGCGCTATGCCAGGGAGTACAATATGAATCATAAGAATCGGGGATTGGCCCTAATATTCAATCATGAGTTTTTCAAGATACCCACGCTGCAGACTCGCTTGGGCACCAACGTGGACGCGGAGGAGCTAAGCAAGACTTTCAAGAAATTAGGTTTCGATGTCACGGTGCACAAGGACTGCAAGTGGCAGAAGATACGCGAAAATGTGGAGAAGGCAGCCGCGCAGGACCACACCGACAATGACTGCCTGGCCATTGCCATCTTGTCACACGGCGAGCATGGCTGCATTTATGCCAACGACATTCAGTACAAGCTGGACCTAATCCTCCACTATTTCACTGCCAAGATGTGCCCCACGCTAGCGGGCAAGCCGAAGCTCTTTTTCATACAAGCCTGCCAAGGTTATCTCGTGGACGGGGGTATGATGTTGAATAAGTGCCAGACTGAAACTGATGGGGACTCGTCTATGAGCTACAAAATACCCGTCCATGCAGACTTCCTCATCTCCTACTCGACGATTCCAG GCTACACTTCCTGGCGTAATATAAACAACGGCTCGTGGTACATCCAGGCACTTATCGAGGAGCTGAACAGCAATGGCAAGACGGACGACCTGCTCACAATGCTCACTTTTGTCAGTCAGCGCGTGGCCATCGACTTTGAGTCGAACATGCCGGACAACCCAATAAACGATCGTCAGAAGCAGATACCGTGCTTCACCTCCATGCTTACGCGCATGCTGCACTTCGGCTACAAATAG
- the LOC117188200 gene encoding caspase-1-like isoform X2, with protein MTDEFISRSFITGDSTDVAGGATVGSRTRKRVARYAREYNMNHKNRGLALIFNHEFFKIPTLQTRLGTNVDAEELSKTFKKLGFDVTVHKDCKWQKIRENVEKAAAQDHTDNDCLAIAILSHGEHGCIYANDIQYKLDLILHYFTAKMCPTLAGKPKLFFIQACQGYLVDGGMMLNKCQTETDGDSSMSYKIPVHADFLISYSTIPGYTSWRNINNGSWYIQALIEELNSNGKTDDLLTMLTFVSQRVAIDFESNMPDNPINDRQKQIPCFTSMLTRMLHFGYK; from the exons ATGACGGACGAGTTCATAAGCAGGAGCTTTATTACTGGCGATTCAACGGACGTAGCTGGTGGTGCAACGGTTGGATCGCG TACCCGAAAGCGTGTGGCGCGCTATGCCAGGGAGTACAATATGAATCATAAGAATCGGGGATTGGCCCTAATATTCAATCATGAGTTTTTCAAGATACCCACGCTGCAGACTCGCTTGGGCACCAACGTGGACGCGGAGGAGCTAAGCAAGACTTTCAAGAAATTAGGTTTCGATGTCACGGTGCACAAGGACTGCAAGTGGCAGAAGATACGCGAAAATGTGGAGAAGGCAGCCGCGCAGGACCACACCGACAATGACTGCCTGGCCATTGCCATCTTGTCACACGGCGAGCATGGCTGCATTTATGCCAACGACATTCAGTACAAGCTGGACCTAATCCTCCACTATTTCACTGCCAAGATGTGCCCCACGCTAGCGGGCAAGCCGAAGCTCTTTTTCATACAAGCCTGCCAAGGTTATCTCGTGGACGGGGGTATGATGTTGAATAAGTGCCAGACTGAAACTGATGGGGACTCGTCTATGAGCTACAAAATACCCGTCCATGCAGACTTCCTCATCTCCTACTCGACGATTCCAG GCTACACTTCCTGGCGTAATATAAACAACGGCTCGTGGTACATCCAGGCACTTATCGAGGAGCTGAACAGCAATGGCAAGACGGACGACCTGCTCACAATGCTCACTTTTGTCAGTCAGCGCGTGGCCATCGACTTTGAGTCGAACATGCCGGACAACCCAATAAACGATCGTCAGAAGCAGATACCGTGCTTCACCTCCATGCTTACGCGCATGCTGCACTTCGGCTACAAATAG
- the LOC117188199 gene encoding transcription factor grauzone-like — protein MICRLCLNSVSDTDTIQIFESIGVTLNVATVLGKYFWFEPKNDDPISTVLCVGCWNQVSQFHEFFVAVEKAHRLLTERFSLNVGEKSNSVQPEIGEEPNQFPDEAEEPPQLPDGKEELSHLLDEPEKPHPLSDGAEELLFQQELDVGHQDCDSDASFSNEQFLSQVLCPQDTDDQQAMEKQEEVDFKNVPLIAVEERRETRSTARIKSHQAANMELLGEDLESLAADAESLEVTDSESKPVNTSATVAKRRMRSRKSEQHSMKAKRYVDYKKSMLDIDQKIAGHMRLTCDICHQGHATFLLLCKHMLQVHHRKGYAICCHKKFYKRSALTDHIDRHTDPEKFKCTECDKTFADKQCLRNHELLKHQPDDVKVFMCEQCPKRYTKQYLLEQHRIIHKERTIPCGICDRRFPNNSLLSTHVKMVHSNYGTMCDICAQVIRGRAAFKRHQLEHSGVSEPKVQCDICGSWHKNRHSLKKHVRRHKGSSEEVRTCKVCGKVSPNRSAMLSHQRYVHLADRKHECSVCNKAFKKAITLKEHMAMHTGEVLYKCPHCPKTFNSNANKHTHRKKAHPKEFEEARKARTESRMATAVDGPGPDPVTHIITISTEGDGGESETQNILLTATEEELKAEGIEFTLCLSPQAAE, from the exons ATGATTTGCCGATTGTGCCTAAACAGCGTCAGCGACACGGACACCATCCAGATCTTCGAGAGCATTGGCGTTACATTGAATGTGGCCACAGTGCTGGGCAAATACTTTTGGTTTGAG CCAAAAAACGATGATCCCATATCGACGGTGCTTTGCGTGGGTTGCTGGAACCAAGTGAGCCAATTCCACGAGTTCTTTGTGGCCGTGGAGAAGGCGCACCGGCTGCTCACCGAACGCTTCTCCCTCAATGTGGGGGAAAAGTCTAACAGCGTACAGCCAGAGATTGGGGAGGAGCCAAATCAGTTTCCTGATGAGGCAGAGGAGCCGCCCCAGTTGCCTGATGGGAAGGAAGAGCTAAGCCATTTACTTGATGAGCCGGAGAAGCCGCATCCGTTGTCTGATGGGGCGGAGGAGCTGCTTTTCCAGCAGGAATTGGACGTGGGTCATCAGGACTGCGATAGCGATGCCTCCTTCAGCAATGAGCAGTTCCTTAGCCAGGTACTGTGTCCGCAGGATACTGATGACCAGCAGGCAATGGAGAAGCAAGAGGAAGTGGATTTCAAGAATGTGCCACTCATTGCTGTAGAAGAACGTCGGGAAACGCGCTCGACAGCCAGAATAAAATCGCATCAGGCAGCAAATATGGAGCTCTTAGGAGAAGATCTAGAATCCTTGGCAGCAGATGCGGAATCTCTAGAAGTCACAGACAGCGAATCCAAACCGGTGAACACTTCAGCTACCGTCGCCAAGCGACGAATGCGAAGTCGCAAATCCGAGCAACATTCAATGAAAGCCAAACGTTACGTGGACTATAAAAAGTCCATGCTGGATATCGACCAGAAGATCGCTGGCCACATGCGTCTGACCTGCGACATCTGCCACCAGGGCCACGCGACCTTCCTGTTGCTCTGCAAGCACATGCTGCAGGTGCACCACCGCAAGGGGTATGCCATCTGCTGCCACAAGAAGTTCTACAAGCGCTCCGCTCTGACGGACCACATTGACCGACACACAGATCCCGAAAAGTTCAA GTGCACGGAGTGCGACAAGACTTTTGCGGACAAGCAGTGCCTGCGCAATCACGAGCTGCTGAAGCACCAGCCGGACGATGTGAAGGTCTTCATGTGCGAGCAGTGTCCCAAGCGCTACACAAAGCAGTATTTGCTGGAACAGCATCGAATCATCCACAAGGAACGCACTATACCGTGTGGCATCTGCGACAGACG GTTTCCCAATAACTCTCTGCTCAGTACTCACGTGAAAATGGTCCACAGTAACTATGGCACAATGTGCGACATCTGCGCTCAGGTGATACGCGGAAGAGCGGCCTTTAAGCGCCATCAACTAGAACACTCCGGTGTCTCAGAGCCGAAGGTACAGTGTGACATCTGTGGATCGTGGCACAAGAACAGGCATAGCCTGAAGAAGCATGTGCGTCGGCACAAAGGATCCTCGGAAGAAGTGCGCACATGCAAGGTGTGTGGCAAGGTGTCACCCAATCGGAGCGCCATGCTGAGTCACCAGCGTTATGTGCATTTGGCGGATCGAAAGCATGAGTGCAGTGTGTGCAACAAGGCCTTCAAGAAGGCCATCACCCTCAAGGAGCACATGGCCATGCATACGGGGGAGGTGCTCTACAAGTGTCCCCACTGCCCCAAGACATTCAACTCGAATGCCAACAAGCACACCCATCGCAAGAAGGCTCATCCCAAGGAGTTCGAGGAGGCGCGCAAGGCCCGCACCGAGAGCCGAATGGCCACCGCCGTCGATGGGCCTGGGCCTGATCCTGTGACCCACATTATCACAATCTCTACGGAAGGCGACGGGGGCGAGAGCGAAACACAAAATATTCTGCTCACCGCCACCGAGGAGGAGCTCAAGGCCGAGGGCATTGAGTTCACCCTGTGCCTTAGTCCGCAAGCGGCAGAGTGA
- the LOC108159901 gene encoding vacuolar protein sorting-associated protein 51 homolog yields MSESNASPFDMDSSSFDGEKYLERLLKDCSLRQIMDTEAAIVKDTQTLHSDMQTLVYENYNKFISATDTIRKMKDDFKQMESDVNLLMTKMQSITTFSEQITGTLQGTRSQLCRLSEKHSLLKRLQFLSTLPGKLKGLIEEQNYAQAVQDYLHAQKVFAQYGRQPSFDGIQKDCDAIMADLKETLRQDFQRAGNTAQSLTEIGELLLQLDEKTSDLASEMLTCAGKRLHELIVMLQDQTERDMLEFVDMGIDGFLNDLALVVTSYFDMFVAKHYEQERDDFQEYALLELNIFLNQNIDKYLTLVQDRVESDIGYGDTQVMLRALDRLHRRLQAMRNICRGLKVQRNTVDIIIGAAHQLCDAHAKNLKDHFADSLSAVRLSLVSAKSDAATGLNLSDLISNLYVAMVEKIKGVLQDLLIFLRTDWSFNIKAEHKGALCVEGIRENLLIGFLRHISKVMCGFGDASSSSPPNLLLVLSKTCLELELQGVHILISLVDDLYEIDSENSATLTHETEICAEMRETAHALLDAYVRLQGANISQMLRKSVETRDWLNCLEPRSVRAVMKRVVEELGSIETVVASLYEGTGNATGFRTTASSDSSRKTYFSNFTASKPQYRSNWSNYTPSQLESSYVSNIHRLFSERVDIFTSVEFTKASIVMGIIKIGLKTLLECVRLRTFSKYGLQQIQVDAHYLQMNLWRFVSDENLVNFLLDELLGSAVQRCLESVLMEPNAVEIICERG; encoded by the exons ATGAGTGAGAGCAACGCCAGTCCATTTGACATGGACAGCTCCAGCTTCGATGGCGAAAAATATCTGGAGAGGCTCCTGAAG GACTGTTCCCTGAGACAAATCATGGACACGGAGGCGGCTATTGTGAAGGACACCCAGACCCTGCACTCGGACATGCAGACGCTGGTGTATGAGAACTACAACAAGTTCATCTCAGCCACTGACACGATACGAAAAATGAAGGATGACTTCAAGCAGATGGAGTCGGACGTGAACCTTCTGATGACAAAGATGCAGTCAATCACCACGTTCAGCGAACAGATCACGGGCACGCTGCAGGGCACACGCTCCCAGCTGTGCCGTCTCTCCGAGAAGCACTCTCTGCTGAAGCGTCTCCAGTTTCTGTCCACACTGCCAGGCAAGCTCAAGGGCCTGATCGAGGAGCAGAACTACGCTCAGGCGGTGCAGGACTACCTCCACGCCCAGAAGGTGTTTGCCCAATACGGCAGACAGCCCTCCTTTGATGGTATTCAAAAGGACTGCGATGCCATCATGGCTGACCTGAAAGAGACGCTGCGCCAGGACTTTCAGCGGGCCGGTAACACGGCCCAGTCGTTGACGGAGATCGGGGAGCTGCTCCTGCAACTGGACGAGAAAACCTCGGACCTGGCCAGCGAGATGCTCACCTGTGCCGGCAAGCGTCTCCACGAACTGATAGTTATGCTGCAGGACCAAACCGAGCGGGATATGCTGGAGTTCGTGGACATGGGTATCGATGGCTTCCTCAACGACCTGGCCCTGGTGGTGACGTCCTACTTTGATATGTTTGTGGCTAAGCACTACGAGCAAGAGCG CGACGACTTTCAGGAATATGCTTTGCTCGAGCTGAATATCTTCCTTAACCAAAACATCGACAAGTATCTGACACTAGTTCAGGATCGCGTCGAGTCGGATATTGGCTATGGCGACACCCAGGTCATGCTTCGGGCCTTGGACCGCCTGCATCGACGTCTCCAGGCCATGCGCAACATCTGCAGAGGACTGAAGGTACAGCGCAATACGGTGGACATCATAATTGGTGCCGCCCACCAGCTGTGTGACGCCCACGCCAAGAACCTGAAGGATCACTTCGCGGATAGCCTAAGCGCTGTGCGTCTTTCTCTGGTGTCGGCAAAGAGTGATGCGGCCACCGGCCTGAACCTGTCGGATCTCATCAGCAACCTGTACGTGGCCATGGTGGAGAAGATTAAGGGTGTGCTCCAGGACTTGCTTATCTTTCTGCGCACCGATTGGTCCTTCAACATCAAGGCCGAGCACAAGGGCGCCCTGTGTGTGGAGGGCATTCGGGAAAACCTTCTAATTGGCTTCCTGCGCCACATCTCCAAGGTGATGTGCGGCTTCGGTGATGCTTCCAGCTCCAGTCCGCCGAATCTACTCCTAGTACTGTCCAAAACCTGCCTAGAACTGGAGCTGCAAGGCGTCCACATACTG ATTTCACTGGTAGATGACCTCTACGAAATCGACTCGGAGAATAGTGCTACGCTCACCCACGAGACTGAAATCTGTGCGGAGATGCGGGAGACGGCCCATGCCCTACTTGACGCGTACGTTCGCCTCCAAGGGGCAAACATCTCCCAGATGCTACGCAAGAGCGTCGAAACCCGTGACTGGCTCAACTGCCTCGAACCGCGTTCCGTGCGGGCGGTTATGAAGCGAGTGGTGGAGGAGCTAGGCAGCATCGAGACGGTGGTGGCCAGTCTGTACGAGGGGACGGGGAACGCAACAGGCTTTCGCACCACGGCCAGCAGCGACTCCAGCCGCAAGACCTACTTCAGCAACTTCACGGCCTCGAAGCCGCAGTATCGCTCCAATTGGTCCAACTACACGCCCTCGCAGCTCGAGTCTAGCTATGTGTCCAACATACACCGCCTGTTCTCGGAGCGAGTGGACATCTTCACATCGGTGGAATTCACCAAAGCTTCCATTGTGATGGGCATCATTAAGATTGGCCTTAAA ACGCTGCTGGAATGCGTGCGTCTGAGGACGTTCAGCAAGTATGGACTGCAGCAGATCCAAGTGGATGCCCACTACCTGCAGATGAACCTCTGGCGCTTTGTCAGCGATGAGAA CCTGGTCAACTTTTTGCTGGACGAACTTCTGGGCTCGGCCGTCCAACGCTGCCTGGAATCGGTGCTGATGGAGCCCAATGCTGTGGAAATCATTTGCGAGCGCGGTTAG
- the LOC117188201 gene encoding transformer-2 sex-determining protein-like: MSHLEYYGSNRSSGLRRRSRSRSHSQSRSISPSGARNRSKRQSKDRQIGGSSERPKTSRCIGVFGLSTNTSQEKVRDLFSKYGPIERIQMIIDAQTHRSRGFCFIYFQNVADARVAKDSCCGIEIDNRRIRVDFSITQRARTPTPGVYMGRSSRNQYGRSGSPCGSRYRDYGSSTTKDSRRYRDYRNERSDREYRNERANRYYPKKSSRSRYVRSRSVSRYRSRSPVRKYRTSSRYE; this comes from the exons AT GTCTCATTTGGAATACTATGGGAGCAACCGCAGCTCGGGCTTACGTCGCCGTTCGCGCTCGCGTTCTCACTCGCAATCCCGCTCCATATCGCCTTCAGGAGCACGCAACCGCTCTAAGCGCCAGTCAAAGGACCGTCAG ATTGGAGGATCATCGGAACGTCCCAAGACAAGCCGCTGCATTGGTGTCTTCGGCTTGAGTACCAATACTTCCCAGGAGAAGGTGCGCGACCTTTTCAGCAAATACGGCCCCATTGAGCGCATTCAAATGATTATAGATGCCCAG ACCCATCGCTCGCGTGGTTTCtgctttatttattttcaaaatGTCGCCGACGCCCGTGTCGCTAAGGATTCCTGCTGCGGCATTGAGATTGACAACCGTCGCATACGCGTTGACTTTTCAATAACCCAACGTGCCCGCACTCCTACTCCTGGAGTCTACATGGGACGTTCGTCTCG CAACCAGTATGGTCGCTCCGGCTCACCGTGTGGTTCTCGATATCGCGACTACGGTTCTTCAACAACTAAGGACTCTCGTCGCTATCGTGACTACCGCAACGAACGCAGCGACCGCGAATACCGCAACGAACGTGCAAACCGCTATTATCCGAAGAAGTCTAGTCGCAGTCGTTATGTACGCAGTCGCAGCGTTTCACGTTATCGTTCGCGTTCGCCGGTGCGCAAGT ACCGCACCTCATCGCGTTATGAGTAA
- the LOC117187800 gene encoding transformer-2 sex-determining protein-like, with translation MSHLEYYGSNRSSGLRRRSRSRSHSQSRSIPPSGARNRSRRQSKDRQIGGSSERPKTSRCIGVFGLSTNTSQEKVRDLFSKYGPIERIQMIIDAQVSSVKSAHPLSCQTPP, from the exons AT GTCTCATTTGGAATACTATGGGAGCAACCGCAGCTCGGGCTTACGTCGCCGTTCGCGCTCGCGTTCTCACTCGCAATCCCGCTCCATACCGCCTTCAGGAGCACGCAACCGCTCTAGGCGCCAGTCAAAGGACCGTCAG ATTGGAGGATCCTCGGAACGTCCCAAGACAAGCCGCTGCATTGGTGTCTTCGGCTTGAGTACCAATACTTCCCAGGAGAAGGTGCGCGACCTTTTCAGCAAATACGGCCCCATTGAGCGCATTCAAATGATTATAGATGCCCAGGTAAGTTCGGTTAAAAGTGCACACCCCCTAAGTTGCCAGACTCCACCa